A stretch of Mastomys coucha isolate ucsf_1 unplaced genomic scaffold, UCSF_Mcou_1 pScaffold1, whole genome shotgun sequence DNA encodes these proteins:
- the Sertad4 gene encoding SERTA domain-containing protein 4 — MTLVLSMNRFCEPIVSEGAAEIAGYQTLWEADSYGGASPPGPAQVPSQGDRGASSQLAGSHYRGIPNPISTPKVTYFKRKYAEEDDLHPPLGSCSHKTISIFEERAHILYMSLEKLRFIDDPEVYLRRSVLINNLMKRIHGEIVMQNSWCLPACSLGGTSAQEWFLAQDCPYRKRPRVAKEEWEKIHTCCFYQECGGHCLNLPFSVNSSVGSSSAAAVASSASSSPSTSSPSSPSSSSSSSPSSSSSSSSSSSSSSSPLPLPSCSHHVDFDIGSAPIYKSQIPANEIFVTNIRSLGVQEKVKFNNDGKVSHETNRDGDALGQEPVGNDLDFECKGQFYDYFETGYNERNRASESWKKSLRKKELSPSNKLCCSRGGKM, encoded by the exons ATGACGCTGGTTCTGTCCATGAATAGATTCTGCGAGCCCATTGTCTCAGAAGGAGCTGCTGAGATTGCCGGGTACCAAACACTATGGGAGGCTGACAGCTATGGAGGTGCGAGCCCCCCGGGGCCAGCACAGGTTCCTTCTCAGGGAGACCGGGGAGCCAGCTCACAACTGGCAG GATCACATTACAGGGGAATTCCAAATCCTATAAGCACACCCAAGGTCACCTACTTCAAGAGGAAGTATGCAGAAGAGGACGATCTTCACCCACCACTCGGCAGCTGCAGCcataaa ACCATCTCCATTTTCGAGGAGCGAGCACATATCCTTTACATGTCCCTGGAGAAGCTCAGGTTCATCGATGACCCAGAGGTGTACCTGCGAAGGTCTGTTCTTATCAACAACCTGATGAAGAGGATCCATGGGGAGATTGTCATGCAGAACAGCTGGTGCCTCCCTGCCTGCTCCCTCGGTGGAACCTCCGCCCAAGAGTGGTTCCTGGCTCAAGACTGTCCTTACCGGAAACGGCCCCGGGTGGCCAAAGAGGAATGGGAAAAGATCCACACTTGCTGTTTTTACCAGGAGTGTGGCGGTCACTGCCTGAACCTACCCTTCTCTGTCAATTCTAGTGTTGGAAGCTCTTCGGCTGCTGCGGTGGCctcatctgcctcttcctccccatccacctcttctccatcctccccatcctcctcctcctcttcctctccctcctcttcctcctcctcctcctcttcctcctcctcctcctcttcccctctccctttgccTAGTTGCTCCCACCATGTAGACTTTGACATAGGCAGTGCACCTATTTACAAGAGCCAAATACCTGCCAACGAAATCTTTGTCACTAACATTAGGTCGCTTGGTGtccaggaaaaagtcaaattcaaCAACGATGGGAAAGTAAGTCATGAAACCAACAGAGATGGTGATGCCCTTGGTCAAGAACCTGTGGGAAACGACCTTGATTTTGAGTGCAAGGGCCAATTTTACGATTATTTTGAGACTGGATATAATGAGAGAAACCGTGCGAGTGAGTCTTGGAAAAAGTCTTTGAGGAAAAAGGAGCTTTCCCCGAGCAACAAACTGTGCTGCAGCAGAGGGGGTAAAATGTGA